From a single Tursiops truncatus isolate mTurTru1 chromosome 20, mTurTru1.mat.Y, whole genome shotgun sequence genomic region:
- the MPRIP gene encoding myosin phosphatase Rho-interacting protein isoform X6, translating into MSAAKENPCRKFQANIFNKSKCQNCFKPRESHLLNDEDLTQAKPIYGGWLLLAPDGTDFDNPVHRSRKWKLCSQRASEAGLSGAGARQVETGQNPPDTLCVPLQKWQRRFFILYEHGLLRYALDEMPTTLPQGTINMNQCTDVVDGEGRTGQKFSLCILTPEKEHFIRAETKEIISGWLEMLTVYPRTNKQNQKKKRKVEPPTPQEPGPAKMAVTSSSSSSSIPSAEKVPTTKSTLWQEEMRAKDQPDGSSPSPAQSPSQSQPPVASTLREPGLESRDEESTSSSERVDCGRKVRVESGYFSLEKTKQDVKAEEQPLPPPLSPPSPGTPTNRYSGSGPPSRELGRPLPPPGPQPSGRTVCSGSFGSPDTASRPPTHVDSGSAGGRGAERPGRASAFKASRQYATLADVPKAIRISHREAFQVERRRLERRTRARSPGREEVARLFGNERRRSQVIEKFEALDIEKAEHMETNVSAGPSLSSDTRQGRSEKRAFPRKRDLPSEAPLPDASASPLSPHRRAKSLDRRSTEPSLTPDLLNFKKGWLTRQYEDGQWKKHWFVLADQSLRFYRDSVAEEAADLDGEIDLSTCYDVTEYPVQRNYGFQIHTKEGAFTLSAMTSGIRRNWIQTIMKHVHPISAPDVTSSLPQGKDRSSSPSETRLREKQDGEPGEPDPEQKRSRARERRREGRSKTFDWAEFRPIQQALAQQRASAPGPATTRPEAEPGELERERARRREERRKRFGAVDVADGPSIDDTALRMEVDRGPGPPATADLRTQNVHVEIEQRWHQVETTPLREEKQVPIAPLHLSSEDGSDRLSTPELTSVLEKELEQSQKEASDLLEQNRLLQDQLRVALGREQSAREGYVLQTEVATSPSGAWQRLHRVNQDLHGELEAQCQRQELITRQIQALKRSYGEAKDAIRHHEAEIRSLQARLGNAAAELTIKEQALAKLQGELKLEKDKVREQLEERQHSEAALNAQLRASERKLQSAEALLLGRTQELRDLERQQALQRDRQKEVQRLQERIADLSQQLSASERAQRLMEEKLQRNYELLLGSCEREKQELLQSLKEAEDRASAFEDRLQDHEQQMEVLQKEKLSAKSEGSEVVHRLEEQLEMKEASIQKLAEHVQSLRDERDLIRQRFQELMGRVALSDGDVAALEEKLKGREADYQSLERSYRRVASQLQGAHTRLREKEEELRCIQDTHEKALARKERDLQDVLVKMTVLGSSLEETEVKLQAKESSEDAEEPRSFLEEAEEEDGVARSGPQLQAASTPPGAALGEEHRDSSPRREKSPVPPRSEVSDREGHLQSTSKPDQGAPGLKRQRIRFSTIQCQKYTHPDGSERTWTSSTSSDTSQDRSPSEESMSSEATPSSLPATSDSDTYLSIIHSLETKLYVTEEKLKDVTVKLESQQGQSQEALLALHQQWAGTEARLREQLRASLLQVAALASQLEQERQARAEVVENHVEELGDFRVKNSQALACLESCREQLRSLPADAGAGLLAGVESLLVGAIQALCHQPPPTGEAGFSEEEKATSRQPPYLPELSDQEQLQLLSDQIALEATLIDQIADSLKNTTSDISHVLLEISQSGKWPLESESTVACPGAPVDAWAKKVLVDGEFWSQVESLSRHLETLGGEAASASGGGRPNAPPAPVAALADATWVRAELSLAVHSVRGSLQRRLQSIQETLQGTQAALQQHKRMLGEILGAYQTPDFERVMLQVSETLQLPAGAGDGVQVSWTGSLPEEVPSHPDPAGSQALCPLSSQSSGALVAIQEELALQLKDKASLLGEISATLTSLLSVEAVRDCQKLLQASRHLSRSACLGGLGQYSSLLVQDAIIQAQVCYTACRIRLEYEKELRGYRESWSGGGASCQEHEHAVGALREEYEGLLRKQKSEYLELIAIVERENAELKTKVAQLGQQQRRLEEGQSERRESLAAPRGWFEEWKVSYTGERLSRAEGAPQTARGRVLSQLDALAGDRQDLERQPVDQVQTLEDKFQLKIRELQAIHEEELRALQEHYSQTLRCLQETLHHYQGRPPAAPPAHGPPSSSRPAEGEADSMMGLKGRIQELEAQVDVLREALEHKDLAGGAASLREERQRDFESLKATCERGFAAMEETHQKKIEDLQRQHQRELEKLREEKDRLLAEETAATISAIEAMKNAHREEMERELEKSQRSQISSVNADIDALQRQYLEELQSVQRELEVLSEQYSQKCLENAHLAQALEAERQALRQCQRENQELNAHNQELNNRLAAEISRLRTLLTGDAGGEAAGSPLTQGKDAYELEVLLRVKESEIQYLKQEISSLKDELQTALRDKKYASDKYKDIYTELSIVRAKADCDVSRLQEQLKAATDALGERSPEHTPVSGYDIMKSKSNPDFLKKDRSCVSRQLRSIRSK; encoded by the exons CCCACAACCCTCCCTCAGGGCACCATCAACATGAACCAGTGCACAGACGTGGTGGATGGGGAGGGCCGCACGGGCCAGAAGTTCTCCCTGTGCATTCTGACCCCCGAGAAGGAGCACTTCATCCGGGCAGAGACCAAGGAGATCATCAGCGG ctGGCTGGAGATGCTCACGGTCTATCCCAGGACCAACAAGCAGAACCAGAAGAAGAAGCGGAAGGTGGAGCCCCCTACACCACAG GAGCCAGGGCCGGCCAAGATGGCtgtcaccagcagcagcagcagcagcagcatccccAGTGCTGAGAAGGTTCCCACCACCAAGTCCACACTCTGGCAGGAAGAAATGAGGGCCAAGGACCAGCCCGATGGGAGCAGCCCGAGTCCAGCTCAGAGTCCCAGCCAGAGCCAGCCTCCTGTGGCCAGCACCCTGAGGGAGCCAGGGCTGGAGAGCAGAGATG AGGAGAGCACCTCGAGCAGCGAGCGTGTGGACTGTGGCCGCAAGGTCCGGGTGGAGAGCGGCTACTTCTCCCTGGAGAAGACCAAGCAGGACGTGAAGGCCGAGGAgcagccgctgccgccgccgctctCCCCGCCCAGCCCCGGCACTCCCACCAACAGGTACAGTGGCTCCGGCCCGCCCTCCCGGGAGCTTGGCcgtccccttcctcccccaggtcCTCAGCCCTCTGGCCGAACCGTCTGCAGTGGCTCCTTCGGCTCCCCGGACACAGCCAGCCGGCCCCCTACCCACGTGGACTCCGGCAGCGCTGGGGGGCGGGGTGCAGAGAGACCGGGGCGCGCCTCTGCCTTTAAAGCCAGCAGGCAGTATGCCACCCTGGCCGACGTCCCTAAGGCCATCAGGATCAGCCACCGAGAAGCTTTCCAGGTGGAGAGAAGGCGGCTGGAGCGTAGGACTCGGGCCCGAAGCCCTGGCAGGGAAGAGGTGGCCCGTCTGTTTGGCAACGAGCGGAG GAGGTCCCAGGTAATAGAGAAATTTGAGGCCTTGGACATCGAGAAGGCAGAGCACATGGAGACCAACGTGTCAGCCGGGCCCTCGCTGTCCAGCGACACTCGCCAGGGCCGGAGCGAGAAGAGGGCCTTCCCCCGGAAGCGG GACCTCCCCAGCGAAGCTCCTCTCCCGGACGCCTCGGCCTCCCCCCTGTCTCCACACCGAAGAGCCAAGTCACTGGACAGGAGGTCCACGGAGCCCTCCCTGACG ccCGACCTGCTGAACTTCAAGAAAGGCTGGCTGACCAGGCAGTATGAGGATGGCCAG tGGAAGAAACACTGGTTTGTCCTTGCTGATCAAAGCCTGAGGTTCTACAGGGACTCGGTGGCTGAGGAG GCGGCCGACTTGGATGGGGAGATAGACTTGTCTACGTGTTATGATGTCACGGAGTACCCAGTGCAGAGAAACTATGGCTTCCAGATCCAT ACAAAGGAGGGCGCCTTCACCCTCTCTGCTATGACGTCTGGAATCCGGCGGAATTGGATCCAGACCATCATGAAGCACGTCCACCCGATCTCTGCCCCCGACGTGACCAG CTCGCTGCCGCAGGGCAAAGACCGGAGCAGCTCCCCCTCGGAGACGAGGCTGCGGGAGAAGCAGGACGGGGAGCCCGGGGAGCCAGACCCCGAGCAGAAGCGGAGCCGGGCCCGTGAGCGCAGGCGGGAGGGCCGCTCCAAGACCTTCGACTGGGCCGAGTTCCGCCCCATCCAGCAGGCCCTGGCCCAGCAGAGAGCCAGCGCCCCGGGGCCTGCCACCACACGGCCCGAGGCGGAGCCCGGCGAGCTGGAGAGGGAGCGTGCGCGGCGGCGGGAGGAACGGCGCAAGCGCTTTGGGGCGGTGGAcgtggctgacgggcccagcatCGACGACACGGCCTTGCGCATGGAGGTCGACCGGGGCCCGGGGCCGCCCGCGACCGCCGACCTCAGGACCCAGAACGTGCACGTGGAGATCGAGCAGCGGTGGCATCAGGTGGAGACCACCCCTCTCCGGGAGGAGAAACAAGTGCCCATCGCCCCCCTGCACTTGTCCTCTGAGGATGGAAGCGACCGACTGTCCACTCCCGAGCTGACCTCTGTGCTGGAGAAGGAG TTGGAGCAGAGCCAGAAGGAGGCCTCAGACCTTCTAGAGCAGAACCGGCTGCTGCAGGACCAGCTGAGGGTGGCTCTGGGCCGGGAGCAGAGCGCCCGGGAGGGCTATGTGCTACAG ACTGAAGTGGCCACCTCCCCGTCCGGCGCCTGGCAGAGGCTCCACAGAGTCAACCAGGATCTGCACGGCGAGCTGGAGGCCCAGTGCCAGCGCCAGGAGCTCATCACGCGGCAGATCCAGGCCCTGAAGCGCAGCTACGGGGAGGCCAAGGACGCGATCCGGCACCACGAGGCCGAGATCCGGAGCCTCCAGGCGCGGCTTGGCAATGCCGCCGCCGAGCTCACCATCAAGGAGCAGGCACTGGCCAAGCTCCAGGGCGAGCTGAAGCTGGAGAAGGACAAGGTCCGCGAGCAGCTGGAGGAGCGGCAGCACAGCGAAGCCGCGCTCAACGCCCAGCTGCGCGCCAGCGAGCGGAAGCTCCAGAGCGCGGAGGCCCTGCTGCTGGGGAGGACGCAGGAGCTGCGGGACCTGGAGAGGCAACAGGCGCTGCAGCGGGACCGGCAGAAGGAGGTGCAGAGGCTGCAGGAGCGCATCGCCGACCTCAGCCAGCAGCTCAGCGCCAGCGAGCGGGCCCAGAGGCTGATGGAGGAGAAGCTGCAGAGGAACTACGAGCTGCTGCTGGGGAGCTGTGAGCGGGAGAAGCAGGAGCTTCTGCAGAGCCTGAAGGAGGCAGAGGACAGGGCCAGCGCCTTCGAGGACCGGCTCCAGGACCACGAGCAGCAGATGGAGGTCCTGCAGAAGGAGAAGCTGAGTGCCAAGTCCGAGGGCAGTGAGGTGGTGCACCGGCTGGAGGAGCAGCTGGAGATGAAGGAGGCCAGCATCCAGAAGCTGGCCGAGCACGTCCAGAGCCTCCGAGACGAGCGGGACCTGATCCGACAGCGCTTCCAAGAGCTGATGGGCCGTGTCGCCTTGTCCGACGGGGACGTGGCTGCGCTTGAGGAGAAGCTGAAGGGGAGGGAGGCTGACTACCAAAGCCTGGAGCGCTCCTACAGGAGGGTGGCCAGCCAGCTCCAGGGCGCGCACACGCGGCTccgggagaaggaggaggagctgAGGTGCATCCAGGACACGCACGAGAAGGCGCTGGCGAGGAAAGAGCGGGATCTCCAGGATGTGCTGGTTAAGATGACTGTCTTGGGGAGCAGCTTAGAGGAAACGGAAGTGAAGCTCCAGGCAAAGGAGTCCTCAGAGGACGCCGAGGAGCCACGGAGCTTCTTGGAAGAAGCCGAGGAGGAGGACGGCGTCGCGCGTTCGGGCCCACAGCTCCAGGCTGCCAGCACACCTCCgggggctgccctgggggaggAGCACAGggacagcagccccaggagagaGAAGAGCCCAGTGCCCCCAAGGTCAGAAGTGTCCGACAGGGAGGGGCACCTGCAGAGCACCTCAAAGCCCGACCAGGGAGCACCGGGCCTTAAGAGGCAAAGAATCCGGTTCTCCACGATCCAGTGCCAAAAGTACACGCACCCTGACGGGTCTGAGAGGACCTGGACCAGCAGCACGTCCTCTGACACCAGTCAGGACCGCTCACCCTCGGAGGAGAGCATGTCGTCGGAGGCCACCCCCAGCTCGCTCCCAGCGACCAGCGACTCGGACACCTACCTGTCCATCATCCACTCCCTGGAGACCAAGCTCTACGTCACCGAGGAGAAGCTCAAAGATGTGACAGTGAAGCTGGAGAGCCAGCAGGGCCAGAGCCAGGAGGCCCTGCTCGCTCTGCACCAACAGTGGGCTGGCACCGAGGCGCGGCTGCGCGAGCAGCTCCGTGCCAGCCTGCTCCAGGTCGCCGCGCTGGCCTCCCAGCTGGAGCAGGAGAGACAGGCGAGGGCGGAGGTGGTTGAGAACCACGTGGAGGAGCTCGGTGACTTCCGGGTGAAGAACAGCCAGGCCCTGGCTTGCCTGGAAAGCTGCCGGGAACAGCTGCGGTCGCTGCCGGCTGACGCGGGGGCAGGGCTCCTGGCCGGCGTGGAAAGCTTGCTGGTCGGTGCCATCCAGGCCCTGTGTCACCAGCCACCTCCCACAGGGGAGGCGGGTTTCTCGGAGGAAGAAAAAGCGACCTCACGGCAGCCACCATACCTGCCAGAGCTGAGCGACCAGGAGCAGCTCCAGCTCCTTTCTGATCAGATAGCTCTGGAAGCCACGCTGATAGACCAGATAGCAGACTCACTGAAAAACACCACCTCCGATATCTCGCACGTGCTCCTCGAGATCTCTCAGTCCGGAAAGTGGCCGCTGGAGTCCGAAAGTACCGTGGCCTGTCCTGGGGCCCCAGTGGATGCCTGGGCCAAGAAGGTGCTGGTGGATGGAGAATTCTGGAGCCAGGTCGAGTCCCTGAGCCGGCACCTGGAGACGCTGGGCGGAGAGGCAGCCAGTGCCTCGGGAGGTGGGCGGCCAAACGCCCCGCCAGCCCCGGTCGCTGCCCTGGCCGACGCCACGTGGGTCAGGGCGGAGCTCAGCCTTGCCGTGCATTCGGTGAGGGGGTCCCTCCAGCGCAGGCTGCAGAGCATCCAGGAGaccctgcaggggacacaggcagcCCTGCAGCAGCACAAGCGCATGCTGGGGGAGATCCTAGGGGCCTACCAGACACCCGACTTCGAGAGAGTGATGCTGCAGGTCTCGGAAACCCTCCAGCTTCCAGCAGGTGCCGGAGATGGTGTCCAGGTGTCCTGGACTGGGAGCCTGCCAGAAGAAGTACCAAGTCATCCGGACCCAGCTGGCTCGCAGGCTCTCTGTCCCTTGTCCAGCCAGAGCTCTGGGGCCTTGGTTGCTATTCAGGAAGAGCTCGCCCTGCAGCTTAAGGATAAGGCCAGTCTCTTGGGAGAGATCTCTGCCACTTTAACCTCACTTCTCTCTGTGGAGGCAGTGCGAGACTGTCAGAAGCTTCTCCAGGCATCCCGGCATCTCTCCCGTAGCGCTTGTCTGGGAGGCCTCGGCCAGTATTCTTCCTTATTAGTTCAAGATGCGATTATTCAGGCTCAGGTGTGTTACACAGCCTGCAGGATCCGCCTGGAGTATGAAAAGGAGCTCCGGGGCTACAGGGAGTCCTGGTCGGGCGGGGGGGCCTCCTGTCAGGAGCACGAGCACGCTGTGGGGGCCCTGAGGGAGGAGTACGAGGGGCTTCTCCGCAAGCAGAAGAGCGAGTACCTGGAGCTGATCGCCATCGTTGAACGGGAGAACGCGGAGCTCAAGACCAAGGTCGCCCAGCTGGGCCAGCAGCAGAGGCGTCTGGAAGAGGGGCAGAGTGAGCGCCGTGAGAGCCTGGCTGCCCCACGAGGGTGGTTTGAGGAGTGGAAGGTCAGCTACACAGGGGAGCGGCTGAGCCGGGCGGAGGGTGCGCCGCAGACCGCGCGCGGCAGGGTCCTGAGCCAGCTGGATGCCTTGGCGGGGGACAGGCAGGACCTGGAGAGGCAGCCTGTGGACCAGGTGCAGACCCTGGAGGACAAGTTCCAGCTCAAGATCAGGGAGCTGCAGGCCATCCATGAGGAGGAGCTGCGGGCCCTGCAGGAGCATTACTCTCAGACGCTGCGGTGCCTGCAGGAGACCCTGCACCACTACCAGGGGCGGCCCCCTGCCGCCCCACCAGCCCACGGACCCCCGTCCTCCAGCCGGCCAGCTGAGGGGGAGGCCGACTCCATGATGGGGCTGAAGGGGCGCATCCAGGAGTTGGAGGCCCAGGTGGACGTCCTGCGGGAAGCGCTGGAGCACAAGGACCTGGCGGGTGGCGCGGCCTCACTGCGGGAAGAGCGCCAGAGGGACTTTGAGAGCCTCAAG GCCACGTGCGAGCGAGGGTTTGCAGCCATGGAAGAAACACACCAGAAGAAGATCGAAGACCTGCAGAGGCAGCACCAGCGGGAACTGGAGAAACTGCGGGAGGAGAAAGACCGCCTCCTGGCTGAGGAGACCGCGGCCACCATCTCAG CCATCGAAGCCATGAAGAATGCCCACCGCGAGGAGATGGAACGGGAGCTGGAGAAGAGCCAGCGGTCCCAGATCAGCAGTGTCAATGCGGACATCGATGCCCTGCAGCGGCAGTACCT GGAGGAGCTGCAGTCTGTGCAGCGCGAGCTGGAGGTCCTCTCTGAGCAGTACTCGCAGAAGTGCCTGGAGAACGCCCACCTGGCCCAGGCGCTGGAGGCCGAGCGGCAGGCCCTGCGGCAGTGCCAGCGCGAGAACCAGGAGCTCAACGCCCACAACCAG GAGCTGAACAACCGCCTGGCTGCTGAAATCTCACGGCTACGGACGCTGCTGACCGGGGACGCCGGTGGCGAGGCTGCTGGTTCACCTCTCACGCAGGGCAAGGACGCCTATGAGTTAGAG gtCTTATTGCGGGTCAAGGAGTCAGAAATTCAGTACCTGAAACAGGAGATCAGCTCCCTCAAGGATGAGCTACAGACGGCGCTGCGG